A genomic window from Bubalus bubalis isolate 160015118507 breed Murrah chromosome X, NDDB_SH_1, whole genome shotgun sequence includes:
- the LOC102395439 gene encoding four and a half LIM domains protein 1: PLALCPSRSPLTGPSSYKVGTVAEKFNCHYCRDNLQGKKYVQKDGHHCCLKCFDKFCANTCVECRKPIGADSKEVHYKNRYWHDTCFRCSKCLQPLASETFVAKDNKILCNKCTTREDNPKCKGCLKPIVAGDQNVEYKGTVWHKDCFTCSNCKQVIGTGSFFPKGEDFYCVTCHEAKFAKHCVKCNKAITSGGITYQDQPWHAECFVCVTCSKKLAGQRFTAVEDQYYCVDCYKNFVAKKCAGCKNPITGKRTVSRVSHPVSKARKPPVCHGKRLPLTLFPSANLRGRHPGGERTCPSWVVVLYRKKSKLSSSSRPGFGKGSSVVAYEGQSWHDYCFHCKKCSVNLANKCFVFHQDQVYCPDCAKKL; this comes from the exons CCCTTGGCTCTTTGTCCCTCCCGTTCACCCCTCACAGGTCCTTCCAGCTATAAAGTAGGCACCGTGGCTGAGAAGTTCAACTGCCACTACTGCAGAGACAACCTGCAGGGGAAGAAGTACGTGCAGAAGGACGGCCACCACTGCTGCCTCAAGTGCTTCGACAAGTTCTGCGCCAACACGTGTGTGGAGTGCCGCAAGCCCATCGGCGCCGACTCCAAG GAGGTGCACTACAAGAACCGCTACTGGCACGACACCTGCTTCCGCTGCTCTAAGTGCCTCCAGCCCTTGGCCAGTGAGACCTTCGTGGCCAAGGACAACAAGATCCTGTGCAACAAGTGCACCACTCGGGAGGACAACCCCAAGTGCAAGGGCTGCCTCAAGCCCATTGTAGCAG GAGATCAGAACGTGGAATACAAGGGCACTGTCTGGCACAAAGACTGCTTCACCTGCAGCAACTGCAAGCAAGTCATTGGGACAGGAAGCTTCTTCCCTAAAGGGGAGGACTTCTACTGCGTGACTTGCCATGAGGCCAAGTTTGCCAAGCACTGCGTGAAATGCAACAAG GCCATCACATCTGGAGGAATCACTTACCAGGATCAGCCCTGGCATGCCGAGTGCTTTGTGTGTGTTACCTGCTCTAAGAAGCTGGCTGGGCAGCGTTTCACCGCTGTGGAGGACCAGTATTACTGCGTGGATTGCTACAAGAACTTTGTGGCCAAGAAGTGTGCTGGATGCAAGAACCCAATCACTG GGAAAAGGACTGTGTCAAGAGTGAGCCACCCAGTCTCTAAAGCTAGGAAGCCCCCAGTGTGCCACGGGAAACGCTTGCCTCTCACCCTGTTTCCCAGCGCCAACCTCCGGGGCAGGCATCCGGGTGGAGAGAGGACTTGTCCCTCGTGGGTGGTGgttctttatagaaaaaaatcgAAGCTTAGCAGCTCCTCGAGGCCCG GGTTTGGTAAAGGCTCCAGTGTGGTGGCCTATGAAGGACAATCCTGGCACGACTACTGCTTCCACTGCAAAAAATGCTCCGTGAATCTGGCCAACAAGTGCTTTGTTTTCCATCAGGATCAAGTGTATTGCCCCGACTGTGCCAAAAAGCTGTAA